The Brucella anthropi ATCC 49188 genome window below encodes:
- a CDS encoding excisionase family DNA-binding protein has protein sequence MPNRNPIELPAGAAALLMDILEAMAAGRGVTIIPENAELTTVEAASALNVSRPYLIKLLDDGIIPHRKVGKHRRIRMEDVVAYKARDDREREAILDQLVGEAQEQDMDY, from the coding sequence ATGCCGAACAGGAACCCGATCGAATTGCCGGCCGGCGCAGCCGCGCTGCTTATGGACATTCTGGAGGCCATGGCCGCAGGACGAGGCGTCACCATCATTCCAGAGAACGCTGAGCTGACCACCGTCGAAGCGGCCAGCGCGCTCAATGTTTCTCGGCCCTATCTCATCAAGCTGCTTGACGATGGCATCATTCCGCATCGGAAGGTTGGGAAGCACCGCCGCATCCGCATGGAAGATGTCGTGGCCTACAAGGCCCGGGACGATCGCGAGCGGGAAGCCATTCTGGATCAACTCGTCGGTGAGGCCCAGGAACAGGACATGGACTATTAA
- a CDS encoding oleate hydratase translates to MYRSNGNFEAYARPPKPEGVDGKTAYFVGAGLASLAGAAFLIRDAQLSGENIIIFEELALPGGSMDGILDEHKGFIVRGGREMEAHFETLWDLFRSIPSLDTPDASVLDEMYWLHKKDPSRNPCRATEGRGDPIPHMADLTLTPKAVEEMLKLALTPESALDDKRIDECFGEEFFASNFWLYWATMFAFEPWASAMEMRRYILRFVHHIATLADLSSLRFTRYNQYESLIMPLVAWLEGKGVRFQYDTQVENIEVETAGGNKLARRLVMTVGGEPKTIELTENDVVFVTNGSITESSTFGDNDHPAPIETGHGGAWTLWKNLAAQHPAFGRPEKFCEDIPDANWTISATVTLLDDKIVPWIEKMTGRDPRDGRIVTGGPCNFKDSNWLYGYTMSRQPHFKAQDESQKLVVWLYGLFSDKPGNYVKKKIRECAGAELCEEWLFHMGVPVEDIPALARRSASTVPCNMPYITSYFMPRAMGDRPLVVPDGSKNLAFIGNFAETEKDTVFTTEYSVRTAMEAVYTLFNVDRGVPEVFASSFDVRVLMSALYYLNDRKKLDEIQLPFVARLLGKVAMKKIEGTYLEELLKDAKLV, encoded by the coding sequence ATGTATCGCAGCAACGGTAATTTCGAGGCGTATGCCCGCCCGCCTAAGCCGGAAGGCGTCGATGGAAAAACGGCTTACTTTGTCGGAGCGGGGCTCGCGTCGCTGGCCGGCGCGGCGTTTCTGATACGCGATGCGCAATTATCCGGCGAGAATATCATCATCTTCGAGGAGCTTGCTCTGCCGGGCGGCAGCATGGACGGCATACTCGACGAACATAAGGGTTTCATCGTCCGCGGCGGTCGCGAGATGGAAGCACATTTCGAAACGCTCTGGGATCTGTTCCGCTCCATTCCTTCGCTCGACACGCCGGACGCCTCCGTCCTCGATGAAATGTACTGGCTTCACAAGAAGGATCCGAGCCGAAATCCCTGCCGCGCGACCGAGGGCCGAGGAGATCCAATTCCGCACATGGCCGACCTGACGCTGACGCCGAAGGCCGTCGAGGAGATGCTCAAGCTCGCCCTGACGCCCGAGAGCGCGCTCGACGACAAGCGCATCGACGAATGCTTCGGCGAGGAGTTCTTCGCCTCCAACTTCTGGCTCTACTGGGCCACGATGTTCGCGTTCGAGCCATGGGCGAGCGCCATGGAGATGCGCCGCTACATACTGCGCTTCGTCCACCACATCGCGACGCTCGCCGATCTCTCCTCGCTGCGCTTCACCCGATACAACCAGTATGAGTCGCTCATCATGCCGCTCGTCGCGTGGCTGGAAGGCAAAGGTGTCCGCTTCCAGTACGACACCCAGGTCGAGAACATCGAGGTCGAAACGGCGGGAGGCAACAAGCTGGCCCGGCGGCTCGTCATGACGGTGGGAGGCGAGCCGAAGACGATCGAGCTCACGGAGAACGACGTGGTGTTCGTCACCAACGGTTCGATCACCGAGTCGTCCACATTCGGCGACAACGACCATCCTGCGCCGATCGAAACCGGCCATGGCGGCGCTTGGACGCTCTGGAAGAATCTCGCGGCGCAGCATCCCGCCTTCGGCCGACCGGAGAAGTTCTGCGAGGACATCCCGGACGCGAACTGGACGATCTCGGCGACCGTCACACTGCTGGACGATAAGATCGTTCCCTGGATTGAGAAGATGACCGGCCGCGATCCCCGCGATGGTCGCATCGTCACCGGCGGCCCCTGCAACTTCAAGGACTCGAACTGGCTGTACGGCTATACGATGAGCCGTCAGCCTCACTTCAAGGCGCAGGACGAAAGCCAGAAGCTCGTGGTCTGGCTCTATGGCCTGTTCTCCGACAAGCCCGGTAACTACGTGAAGAAGAAGATCCGCGAGTGTGCGGGCGCCGAGTTGTGCGAGGAGTGGCTTTTTCACATGGGCGTTCCGGTCGAGGACATTCCCGCGCTGGCACGCCGGTCGGCGAGCACGGTCCCCTGCAACATGCCCTACATCACGTCCTATTTCATGCCGCGAGCGATGGGCGACCGTCCGCTTGTTGTGCCGGACGGTTCGAAGAATCTGGCCTTCATCGGTAATTTCGCTGAAACCGAGAAGGATACCGTGTTCACCACCGAATATTCGGTGCGCACGGCCATGGAAGCCGTCTACACGCTGTTCAATGTGGATCGCGGCGTGCCGGAGGTCTTCGCCTCGTCGTTTGACGTGCGCGTATTGATGAGCGCGCTGTATTACCTCAACGATCGGAAAAAGCTCGACGAGATCCAGCTACCGTTTGTGGCTCGCCTGCTCGGCAAGGTGGCCATGAAGAAGATTGAGGGCACCTATCTCGAAGAGCTACTGAAGGACGCCAAGCTGGTCTAG
- a CDS encoding IS6 family transposase has translation MQTSDIIFKRHRFPPQIIAHAVWLYLRFNLSLREVEEMLLERRIDVSYETVRRWIAKFGPQITRNLRRRQARPGDIWYLDEVVVKCAGEKFWLWRAVDQHGSVLEEILQKRRDKRAAKRLLVALMKRYGFAPKRIITDKLRSYGAAKAEVAPGLGHWSHKGLNNRAENSHLPFRKRERTMQGHRSPGALQRFVSMHSATRNCFSVPSRRRAAHTIRYHRLEAFDAWKIAACFA, from the coding sequence ATGCAGACATCAGATATCATCTTCAAGCGTCACCGTTTTCCGCCACAGATTATTGCTCATGCGGTGTGGCTTTATCTGCGGTTCAACCTTAGTCTGCGTGAAGTTGAGGAAATGCTGCTTGAGCGTAGAATCGACGTATCATACGAGACAGTTCGTCGTTGGATCGCCAAGTTCGGCCCCCAGATCACACGCAACTTGCGGCGGCGTCAGGCGCGCCCCGGCGATATTTGGTATTTGGACGAAGTGGTCGTCAAATGCGCTGGAGAAAAATTCTGGCTTTGGCGTGCGGTTGATCAACATGGCTCCGTTCTCGAAGAAATCTTGCAGAAGCGGCGTGATAAAAGGGCGGCAAAGCGACTGCTCGTGGCGTTAATGAAGCGCTATGGCTTTGCTCCCAAACGGATCATCACCGATAAGCTCCGCTCCTACGGTGCAGCAAAGGCAGAAGTGGCACCCGGCCTTGGCCATTGGTCGCACAAGGGCCTCAATAATCGGGCTGAAAATAGCCATCTGCCGTTTAGGAAACGGGAGCGAACCATGCAAGGTCATCGGTCACCTGGAGCGTTGCAACGGTTCGTCTCCATGCACTCAGCGACCCGCAATTGTTTCTCTGTTCCATCTCGTCGCCGAGCCGCACACACAATTCGCTACCATCGCCTCGAAGCTTTCGATGCATGGAAAATTGCGGCCTGTTTCGCATGA
- the rpoZ gene encoding DNA-directed RNA polymerase subunit omega: protein MDPHVIFDCEKALPNRFVLVLAAAARTRALNRGAEPRLALGDRNAGDLALQEIAAGAFSEEELAPFLLPHRAEARLLPAPSTISELCGDGRSKAAAAPAASPTEAVH from the coding sequence ATGGACCCGCATGTCATCTTTGATTGTGAGAAGGCTCTTCCGAACCGGTTCGTGCTGGTGCTGGCTGCGGCAGCGCGCACGCGTGCGCTCAACCGTGGGGCCGAACCGAGACTTGCTTTGGGAGACCGGAATGCGGGGGATCTCGCATTGCAGGAGATCGCAGCAGGAGCATTCTCGGAGGAAGAACTGGCGCCGTTCCTGCTCCCCCATCGGGCCGAAGCGCGTCTTCTGCCGGCCCCATCCACGATATCCGAGCTTTGCGGCGACGGCCGTTCGAAGGCTGCCGCCGCACCGGCCGCCTCGCCGACCGAGGCGGTCCATTGA
- a CDS encoding NADH dehydrogenase ubiquinone Fe-S protein 4, which produces METARDTKPKIETPTAAVRALNDNRRNFSFGRSPFPDDAVARIFKPSRSVTTSGNARTKGWRLVFERRSAPFIEPLMGYTGGSDPLAQVELEFPTLQSAIRYAKRQGLTYVVQRPADKAVASAKKRNGRQSARPAHAFADATLERLGLARLQEKYGQAMDSAADRDDASGPASWFAPMDVVRDPALSLDAKRSILMNWAWTEYLADQATNEGMPENDRPSRLYEVEQAMLALERGVENGPVHTMNDRHAA; this is translated from the coding sequence CAAGAGACACAAAACCAAAAATAGAGACCCCAACTGCCGCTGTCCGCGCCTTAAATGACAACCGGCGCAACTTTTCCTTCGGACGCTCGCCATTTCCGGACGACGCGGTTGCGCGCATCTTCAAGCCGTCGCGTTCTGTGACCACCTCAGGGAATGCGCGAACAAAGGGCTGGCGGCTCGTTTTCGAGCGTCGCTCCGCGCCGTTTATCGAACCCTTGATGGGCTATACCGGCGGCAGTGACCCACTTGCGCAGGTGGAACTCGAATTCCCCACACTGCAATCCGCCATCCGCTATGCCAAGCGACAAGGGCTGACCTACGTCGTGCAACGGCCGGCAGACAAGGCTGTTGCATCGGCCAAGAAGAGGAATGGTCGCCAATCGGCTAGGCCCGCTCATGCCTTTGCTGATGCAACCTTGGAGCGGCTGGGTCTTGCTCGACTTCAGGAAAAGTACGGGCAGGCCATGGATAGCGCGGCAGACCGCGACGATGCGTCCGGCCCGGCCAGCTGGTTCGCCCCGATGGACGTCGTTCGCGATCCGGCGCTATCGCTCGACGCGAAGCGTTCGATCCTGATGAACTGGGCCTGGACGGAATATCTAGCGGATCAGGCGACCAACGAAGGCATGCCGGAGAACGACCGGCCGTCGCGCCTTTACGAGGTCGAGCAGGCGATGCTCGCGCTTGAGCGAGGCGTTGAAAACGGGCCAGTTCATACAATGAACGATCGGCATGCCGCATGA